A DNA window from Spirochaetota bacterium contains the following coding sequences:
- a CDS encoding GNAT family N-acetyltransferase, protein MAIIKLLSRCPDYAPILAFWSYREWYRGRNIDFDIIIKSYKNRTNERSMPISWVAIDEGIPVGMVSLKENDLWNRKDINPWLASLYVLHEFRNRGIGTMLINSVIDKGKELAINTLFLFTSIPDESNLKLFYSRRGWRFKEASIGNYGEPIRIFYYI, encoded by the coding sequence ATGGCTATTATAAAATTATTAAGCAGATGCCCTGATTATGCACCAATCCTTGCCTTCTGGTCTTACAGAGAATGGTATAGAGGTAGAAATATCGACTTTGATATCATTATTAAATCCTATAAAAATAGAACTAATGAGAGATCAATGCCTATCAGCTGGGTTGCTATAGACGAAGGAATTCCAGTAGGGATGGTATCCCTTAAAGAGAATGATCTTTGGAATCGCAAAGATATCAATCCATGGCTTGCTTCCCTATATGTTTTGCATGAATTTCGAAATCGCGGGATAGGCACAATGCTTATTAATTCCGTAATAGATAAAGGGAAAGAACTCGCCATCAATACACTATTTCTCTTTACTTCAATTCCTGATGAATCGAACCTAAAATTGTTCTACTCTCGTAGGGGATGGAGATTTAAAGAAGCATCAATTGGCAATTATGGAGAGCCAATAAGAATATTTTACTATATATGA